One Schistocerca cancellata isolate TAMUIC-IGC-003103 chromosome 1, iqSchCanc2.1, whole genome shotgun sequence genomic region harbors:
- the LOC126092481 gene encoding uncharacterized protein LOC126092481 → MKLLVLVASLGVLAHARPEAGYSYPSPPGASYGAPGAGGGGGFGGGHGGGFGGGGFGGGAIGGGSIGGIGGGGIGGGGIGGGGIGGGGFGDGGLGGGFGGGAIGGGGGGGFGGGVGGGFGGGAGGGFGGGAGGGFGGGAGGGALIQKHIYVHVPPPEPEEVRPQRPILPAAPPQKHYKIIFIKAPTPPTPTAPVIPALPGQDEQKTLIYVLVKKPEEAPEITIPTPAPTQPSKPEVYFIRYKTQKEAGGIGGGIGGGIGGGAGIGGGIGGGIGGGIGGGVGGGIGGIGGGIGGIGGGLSDIGATGGGVTGIGGGIGGGGIGGGIGGGIGGGIGGGKPSSSYGPPGHTSGGPSGHY, encoded by the exons ATGAAACTCTTAGTG CTCGTCGCCTCGCTGGGCGTGCTGGCGCACGCTAGGCCGGAGGCCGGCTACTCCTATCCGAGTCCGCCCGGGGCGTCGTACGGAGCTCCcggagccggcggcggcggcggcttcggCGGTGGCCACGGAGGCGGCTTCGGCGGCGGCGGCTTCGGTGGCGGAGCGATAGGCGGCGGCTCCATCGGCGGAATcggaggcggcggcatcggagGCGGTGGCATcggaggcggcggcatcggagGCGGCGGATTCGGCGACGGCGGCCTGGGAGGCGGCTTCGGCGGCGGCGCcatcggaggcggcggcggcggcggcttcggaggcggcgtcggcggcggcttcGGTGGCGGAGCCGGCGGCGGCTTCGGCGGCGGCGCCGGAGGCGGCTTCGGTGGCGGCGCCGGAGGCGGTGCCCTCATCCAGAAGCACATCTACGTGCACGTGCCACCCCCAGAGCCCGAAGAGGTGCGTCCCCAGAGGCCCATCCTGCCCGCCGCGCCCCCACAGAAGCACTACAAGATCATCTTCATCAaggcccccacccctcccacccccaccgccCCCGTCATCCCCGCCCTGCCCGGCCAGGACGAGCAGAAGACCCTCATCTATGTGCTGGTCAAGAAGCCCGAGGAAGCTCCCGAAATCACCATCCCGACACCCGCACCCACCCAGCCGTCCAAGCCCGAGGTATACTTCATCCGCTACAAGACCCAGAAGGAAGCCGGAGGCATCGGCGGCGGCATCGGCGGCGGCATCGGTGGAGGTGCTGGCATCGGTGGAGGCATCGGAGGCGGAATCGGCGGCGGAATCGGCGGCGGAGTCGGAGGCGGAATCGGCGGCATCGGCGGAGGCATCGGAGGCATCGGAGGCGGATTGTCCGACATCGGCGCCACTGGAGGTGGAGTCACCGGCATCGGAGGCGGAATCGGCGGCGGCGGCATCGGCGGCGGCATCGGCGGTGGCATCGGAGGCGGCATCGGAGGCGGCAAGCCGTCCAGCAGCTACGGCCCCCCCGGCCACACGAGCGGCGGCCCCTCCGGCCACTACtaa